Proteins from a genomic interval of Bacillota bacterium:
- the pknB gene encoding Stk1 family PASTA domain-containing Ser/Thr kinase, whose amino-acid sequence MVGEMLGNRYSILEKLGEGGMAIVYKAQCTLLNRIVAVKVLRPQYANDEEFVERFRREARAAAGLSHPNIVSIYDVGQDGDRYYIVMEYVKGKSLKDMIRQAGPLAPPRAAWIAFQIAEALDHAHRNNIIHRDIKPHNILVTENGMVKVADFGIARAASTETLTETGIVIGTVSYFSPEQARGASAGVASDIYSLGVVLYEMLTGRVPFRGESPISIALKHLQEKPDPPRSLNPDIPAGLERVALKALEKDPSRRYTSASDMAADLERFIGLDGSPVLIPDGMMAEDLPTQVMTTQALGMGRSTGNPPVSRGGAEAISRRDKARKADRRGLNAIIWAFVIVISMLSLGVLGAVKIPEWLYVQDVKVPNFVGKTIEEARALASEAKIRLDDAEKRYDDKVEAGRIISQRPQAAEKVKMNGRVYVVVSLGKEMVEVPDLRGLSVREAELRLENLELSLGTQQEDFSADIPEGRIAAQSPDPGTRVEKHIPVDVVISKGPEPAKIAVPDLTGKTLEDAASQLRSLGLVTGKVDREPHDRLRRGLIISQYPPAGAEVDKDTPVDFVVSAGPGPGPGLGAGQDQGSRSESDQGASESDAQTPTVTVVSATIPSGHELQELRIVVNDYYGEREVYRGMHSPGEKVEQKVVGYGQRIRVRVYIDGILYRDEWVKG is encoded by the coding sequence ATGGTCGGCGAAATGCTGGGGAATAGATATAGCATCCTCGAGAAGCTGGGCGAGGGTGGCATGGCCATCGTCTACAAGGCCCAGTGCACACTCTTGAATAGAATAGTGGCCGTGAAGGTGCTGCGCCCTCAATATGCAAACGATGAGGAATTCGTTGAGAGGTTCAGGCGAGAGGCCCGGGCTGCAGCAGGCCTTTCCCACCCGAACATTGTGAGTATTTACGATGTTGGCCAAGATGGGGACAGGTATTATATAGTTATGGAATACGTCAAGGGTAAGAGCCTGAAGGATATGATCCGGCAGGCGGGGCCCCTGGCGCCGCCGCGCGCCGCCTGGATAGCTTTTCAGATAGCTGAGGCCCTTGACCATGCGCATCGCAACAACATAATTCATAGGGATATCAAGCCGCATAACATACTGGTAACCGAAAACGGCATGGTCAAGGTCGCGGATTTTGGCATTGCCCGGGCGGCGAGTACGGAGACCCTGACAGAGACGGGCATCGTTATAGGGACCGTGAGCTATTTCTCCCCCGAGCAGGCCAGAGGCGCATCTGCTGGCGTTGCGTCGGATATATATTCGCTCGGCGTGGTCTTGTACGAGATGCTGACGGGCAGGGTCCCCTTCAGGGGGGAGAGCCCGATCTCTATAGCCCTGAAGCACCTCCAGGAGAAGCCTGATCCTCCGCGCTCTCTAAATCCTGATATTCCTGCGGGCCTGGAGAGGGTAGCCCTGAAGGCCCTCGAGAAGGATCCATCCAGGCGTTACACGAGCGCATCAGATATGGCGGCCGATCTCGAGCGCTTCATCGGGCTCGACGGCTCGCCTGTCTTGATCCCGGATGGTATGATGGCAGAGGACCTCCCCACGCAGGTTATGACCACGCAGGCGCTCGGGATGGGCAGAAGCACTGGGAACCCGCCGGTATCGCGAGGAGGTGCGGAGGCTATTTCGCGAAGGGATAAGGCTAGGAAGGCAGATAGAAGGGGTCTGAACGCTATTATCTGGGCCTTCGTTATTGTGATATCCATGCTATCCCTTGGCGTGCTGGGGGCGGTCAAGATCCCGGAGTGGCTCTACGTCCAGGATGTCAAGGTCCCCAATTTTGTCGGTAAGACAATTGAGGAGGCGCGGGCGCTGGCTTCCGAGGCGAAGATACGCCTTGATGACGCGGAGAAGCGCTACGATGATAAAGTGGAAGCGGGGCGCATAATATCTCAAAGGCCCCAGGCCGCGGAGAAAGTCAAAATGAATGGCAGGGTCTACGTGGTTGTAAGCCTGGGCAAGGAGATGGTCGAGGTCCCGGATCTCAGGGGCCTATCCGTGAGGGAGGCGGAGCTGAGGCTCGAGAATCTCGAGCTATCCCTGGGAACCCAGCAGGAGGATTTCAGCGCCGATATCCCGGAGGGAAGGATCGCAGCTCAGTCACCGGACCCGGGAACCAGGGTCGAGAAACATATCCCCGTGGATGTGGTGATAAGCAAGGGACCCGAGCCTGCTAAGATCGCGGTGCCTGATCTTACAGGCAAGACCCTGGAGGATGCCGCAAGCCAGCTCAGGAGCCTCGGGCTTGTCACTGGCAAGGTTGATCGCGAACCCCATGATCGCCTGCGCCGGGGGCTGATCATCAGCCAGTACCCGCCTGCCGGCGCCGAGGTTGACAAGGATACACCCGTGGATTTCGTAGTCAGCGCAGGCCCTGGGCCTGGCCCGGGGTTGGGAGCCGGCCAGGACCAGGGATCTAGAAGCGAGAGCGACCAGGGCGCGAGCGAAAGCGATGCCCAGACGCCGACGGTGACGGTAGTGTCAGCTACGATCCCATCCGGACATGAGCTGCAGGAGCTCAGGATAGTAGTAAACGACTACTATGGCGAGCGAGAGGTCTATAGGGGTATGCACTCCCCCGGGGAAAAAGTGGAGCAGAAGGTGGTCGGTTATGGCCAGCGAATACGCGTACGGGTTTACATCGATGGCATTCTTTACAGGGATGAGTGGGTTAAGGGTTAA
- the rsgA gene encoding ribosome small subunit-dependent GTPase A translates to MVVKAYGGYFYVRAGDRVIECTVRGRLKKDKREVLVGDVVRFSGVGDRRGVIEEVLPRKTRLLRPPIANVDQAVIVSAVSNPEPDFGLIDRLLVLAECESLEILVCFNKVDLVTRYRADKVVRPYRAAGYRVLKTSAKTGAGVRRLSRALAGRISVFAGASGVGKSALLNAVQPGFRLKTGEISQKLERGRHTTRHVELLELDSGGLVADAPGFSRLSLSGITPEELSSLFPEIQRFTGQCKFTGCVHDREPWCAVKEAVTRGEICEDRYNHYLDFLREVTELARLQREGRGIDKDSTFDSFQ, encoded by the coding sequence ATGGTCGTAAAGGCATATGGCGGTTACTTCTACGTACGTGCGGGGGACCGGGTGATCGAGTGCACTGTCCGCGGGCGGTTGAAGAAGGATAAAAGGGAGGTCCTGGTTGGCGATGTAGTTCGCTTCTCAGGGGTTGGCGACCGCCGAGGCGTGATCGAGGAGGTGCTCCCGAGGAAGACGAGGCTTCTCCGCCCGCCCATCGCCAACGTGGATCAGGCCGTTATCGTGAGCGCTGTTTCAAACCCGGAGCCCGACTTCGGGTTGATCGACAGGCTCCTCGTCCTTGCCGAGTGCGAATCCCTCGAGATCCTTGTTTGCTTCAACAAGGTGGACCTGGTCACCCGGTACAGGGCGGATAAGGTGGTTCGCCCATACAGGGCTGCGGGGTACCGGGTGCTCAAGACGAGCGCAAAGACGGGCGCCGGGGTGCGGCGGCTTTCGAGGGCCCTTGCTGGGCGGATATCGGTCTTCGCCGGCGCGTCGGGCGTCGGGAAGTCCGCCCTCCTCAATGCCGTCCAGCCGGGTTTCCGCCTCAAGACGGGAGAGATAAGCCAGAAGCTCGAGAGGGGGCGCCACACGACAAGGCATGTTGAGCTGCTGGAGCTTGATTCTGGCGGGCTGGTGGCTGACGCCCCGGGCTTCAGCCGGCTCAGCCTGAGCGGCATCACCCCTGAAGAGCTCAGTTCGCTCTTCCCCGAGATTCAGCGCTTTACCGGGCAGTGCAAGTTCACAGGTTGCGTGCATGACCGTGAGCCCTGGTGCGCCGTCAAGGAGGCCGTAACAAGGGGAGAGATTTGCGAGGACAGGTACAACCATTACCTAGACTTTCTTCGTGAGGTAACAGAGCTTGCTAGATTGCAGAGGGAGGGGCGGGGCATTGATAAAGATAGCACCTTCGATTCTTTCCAGTGA
- a CDS encoding ribulose-phosphate 3-epimerase — MIKIAPSILSSDFSRLAEEVASVRNADLLHVDIMDGHFVPNITIGPPVVRCLRPRTHLPMDVHLMIERPENYISQFADAGADFLTIHAEATVHLNRALKMVAENGVKVGVALNPATPLCFIEDVLDLVDMILIMTVNPGFGGQEFIESSLDRIARARAMVERSGRDIDIEVDGGIGNGTAPLVVNAGANVLVAGQAIFGADSPAKAIDDLRRTVGSLPGALRARV; from the coding sequence TTGATAAAGATAGCACCTTCGATTCTTTCCAGTGATTTTTCCAGGCTCGCCGAGGAGGTGGCCTCGGTGAGGAACGCTGACCTCCTCCATGTCGATATCATGGATGGCCATTTCGTGCCCAACATAACCATCGGCCCGCCTGTGGTGAGGTGCCTCCGGCCTAGGACACACTTGCCAATGGATGTCCATCTCATGATTGAGAGGCCGGAGAATTATATCAGCCAGTTTGCCGATGCCGGGGCCGATTTCCTCACGATCCACGCCGAAGCAACTGTCCACCTGAACAGGGCATTGAAGATGGTGGCCGAGAACGGGGTGAAGGTAGGGGTCGCTCTCAATCCAGCCACCCCCTTGTGCTTCATCGAGGATGTGCTCGACCTGGTGGATATGATCTTGATAATGACTGTAAACCCGGGTTTCGGCGGCCAGGAGTTCATAGAGAGCTCGCTGGACAGGATAGCCCGCGCGCGTGCCATGGTAGAGCGATCCGGGAGGGATATCGATATTGAAGTTGACGGCGGGATTGGAAACGGCACGGCGCCGCTCGTGGTGAATGCCGGGGCTAATGTCCTCGTTGCGGGGCAGGCGATATTCGGAGCGGATTCGCCGGCAAAGGCCATCGACGACCTGAGGAGAACTGTGGGATCATTGCCGGGCGCCTTACGCGCGCGCGTATAG
- a CDS encoding AAA family ATPase, with translation MLREIGIGAGLAGLIYLMLSGYDLSSLFILGGIVSLLYFLQANNGINGIGKRFSTLGTGEAIQGMSLITFNDIGGQESAKRELVEALEFVKNIEVTKHLGIRPLKGILLTGPPGTGKTLLAKAAASYTDSVFVAASGSEFIEMYAGVGAQRVRQLFKKARTLARKCGKPGAIVFIDEIEVLGGKRGKHSSHMEYDQTLNQLLVEMDGIDSSGDVRVLVIGATNRADLLDPALTRPGRFDRVVRVDLPDRSGRLHILRIHARGKPLAPDVDLEEVARDAFGFSGAHLESLVNEAAILAMREGRDVIGKAEFKEAMDKVIMGEKLDRRPSHDELSRIAYHEAGHAIVSEKLRANSVSTVTVTSRGRALGYMRQSEGDDRYIYTRDYLEDQIAILLAGALAEELACGNRSTGAAADFEQAVEQVHTMIASGMSRLGIVKLDELPRAVLYEATRQIISEQEKRVRRILEEARGALSEIAIMLIEREKIEGDEMRAILAVSSSQAAAPRQAGSRQAASRVAQSA, from the coding sequence ATGCTTAGGGAGATCGGTATAGGTGCCGGCCTGGCCGGCCTCATATACTTGATGCTCAGTGGATACGATCTCAGCTCGCTTTTTATTTTGGGAGGCATAGTCTCCCTCCTCTATTTCCTCCAGGCCAATAATGGTATAAACGGGATAGGGAAGAGGTTTTCGACCCTCGGGACCGGCGAGGCCATCCAGGGTATGAGCCTGATTACCTTTAACGATATCGGCGGGCAGGAATCGGCAAAACGGGAGCTTGTTGAGGCCCTGGAGTTCGTGAAGAATATCGAGGTCACAAAGCACCTGGGGATACGCCCGCTGAAGGGGATATTGCTCACCGGCCCGCCTGGCACGGGAAAGACCTTATTGGCTAAGGCAGCCGCAAGCTATACGGACTCCGTTTTCGTAGCCGCGTCGGGATCCGAATTCATCGAGATGTACGCCGGCGTCGGGGCTCAGCGGGTCCGGCAGTTATTTAAAAAGGCGCGGACGCTGGCCAGGAAATGTGGTAAGCCGGGCGCAATAGTGTTTATCGATGAAATCGAGGTCCTGGGCGGGAAACGGGGAAAACATAGCAGTCATATGGAATATGACCAGACCCTCAATCAGTTGCTTGTGGAGATGGACGGAATAGACTCCAGCGGCGACGTCAGGGTTCTTGTTATAGGCGCGACAAACAGGGCTGATCTCCTCGACCCGGCCCTGACGCGGCCCGGCAGGTTTGACCGGGTCGTGAGGGTTGATCTCCCGGACAGGAGTGGGAGGCTTCATATCCTGAGGATTCACGCCCGCGGCAAGCCGCTGGCGCCGGACGTGGATCTTGAGGAGGTCGCGCGGGATGCCTTCGGCTTTTCCGGGGCTCACCTCGAGAGCCTCGTCAATGAGGCCGCGATCCTTGCGATGCGGGAGGGCAGGGATGTCATTGGGAAGGCGGAATTCAAGGAGGCCATGGACAAGGTCATCATGGGCGAGAAGCTGGACAGGCGCCCGAGTCACGACGAGCTATCCAGGATCGCATACCACGAGGCCGGCCACGCCATCGTGAGCGAGAAGCTGAGGGCGAATTCCGTTTCCACCGTGACTGTGACGTCGCGGGGGCGGGCCCTGGGTTACATGCGACAATCGGAAGGGGATGACCGCTATATCTATACCAGGGATTACCTGGAGGACCAGATAGCGATCCTCCTGGCCGGGGCTCTGGCGGAGGAGCTCGCCTGCGGCAATCGAAGCACAGGCGCTGCTGCCGATTTCGAGCAGGCTGTGGAGCAGGTTCATACGATGATCGCGTCTGGCATGTCGCGGCTCGGGATCGTTAAACTCGATGAGCTGCCCCGGGCTGTCCTTTACGAGGCCACAAGACAAATAATCTCTGAACAGGAGAAGCGTGTAAGGAGGATCCTGGAGGAGGCCCGCGGAGCTCTCAGCGAGATAGCTATCATGCTCATTGAGCGCGAGAAGATCGAAGGGGATGAGATGAGGGCGATCCTCGCGGTTTCGTCGTCGCAGGCGGCGGCTCCGCGGCAGGCAGGGTCGCGGCAGGCAGCATCGCGCGTGGCCCAGAGCGCCTGA
- a CDS encoding competence/damage-inducible protein A, translated as MKAEIITVGTELLLGHVIDTNSAYIATRLAEIGVDVFHKSSVGDNSGRIAAELLDALRRSDLVIITGGLGPTDDDLTKDVVASVLGEDMVLDEGSLERVKAFFAERGREMVESNIRQALLPRSARPIPNSRGTAPGVLVEKDGRTIICLPGVPREMKAMMEDAVIPYLAQKMQETGGGRAVIKSRILKITGMGESAVEEMVKDILRGQTNPTIAPLAYTGEVLLRITAKAPSEEEAVRLVSEVEDKLRERLGHLVYGTDDDRLQTAVARLLLEKRVRLAVAESCTGGLLSSWLTSVPGISEAYLLGVVSYSNTSKTRILGVEEHVLGRFGAVSRETALAMARGARRAAGADIGLGITGIAGPGGGSASKPVGLVYMALVSGTSAWSCRSVFPGDRDEVRERAAKQALNMLRLHLLWH; from the coding sequence ATGAAAGCCGAGATAATCACCGTAGGAACTGAGCTCCTGCTTGGGCACGTAATCGATACGAACTCTGCGTATATTGCGACGAGGCTTGCTGAGATAGGCGTGGATGTCTTTCACAAGTCCTCGGTCGGCGACAATTCCGGGAGGATCGCGGCGGAGCTGTTGGACGCGTTGAGGCGCTCCGACCTCGTGATAATCACGGGGGGGCTCGGCCCGACCGACGATGACCTGACAAAGGATGTAGTGGCATCCGTGCTGGGGGAGGACATGGTTCTGGACGAGGGCTCGCTGGAGCGCGTAAAGGCGTTCTTCGCCGAGCGCGGGAGGGAGATGGTCGAGTCCAACATCAGGCAGGCGCTGTTGCCGCGCTCGGCCCGGCCGATCCCCAATAGCCGGGGGACGGCCCCCGGCGTGCTCGTGGAGAAGGATGGCAGGACGATCATATGCCTCCCCGGCGTGCCGCGCGAGATGAAGGCAATGATGGAGGACGCCGTCATCCCCTACCTTGCGCAGAAAATGCAGGAGACGGGCGGCGGGCGGGCGGTGATTAAATCCAGGATCCTCAAGATAACGGGCATGGGCGAATCCGCTGTGGAAGAGATGGTGAAGGATATCTTGAGGGGGCAGACCAACCCGACGATTGCCCCACTTGCATACACGGGAGAGGTGCTTCTCAGGATAACCGCCAAGGCGCCCAGCGAGGAGGAGGCCGTCCGCCTTGTCAGCGAGGTGGAGGATAAACTGCGGGAGAGGCTTGGCCATCTCGTCTACGGCACCGACGACGATAGACTCCAGACGGCTGTGGCGCGGCTCCTCTTGGAAAAGCGCGTCCGGCTGGCTGTTGCCGAGTCATGCACAGGGGGGCTCCTTTCGAGCTGGCTCACCTCGGTCCCGGGGATATCCGAGGCCTACCTGCTTGGTGTGGTGAGCTACAGCAATACCTCGAAGACCAGGATTCTCGGCGTTGAGGAGCATGTGCTCGGGAGGTTCGGCGCCGTGAGCAGGGAGACGGCGCTGGCGATGGCTCGCGGGGCCAGAAGGGCCGCAGGTGCCGACATCGGTCTCGGCATAACGGGCATAGCCGGGCCAGGCGGTGGGAGCGCCAGCAAGCCCGTGGGGCTTGTGTATATGGCCCTGGTATCTGGAACATCCGCCTGGTCATGCCGGTCGGTCTTCCCGGGGGACCGGGACGAGGTGCGAGAGCGCGCAGCTAAACAGGCCCTCAACATGTTGCGACTGCATCTCCTCTGGCACTAG
- a CDS encoding metallophosphoesterase yields the protein MTTRGVLCRFRRLAWILPIIVAILGAIAFVNLFGKVPYDVGGLRIEVAARVVAPGAPGISRLAIPPIGRVQARTHFAPLTLTLTLKDVDPAFLQSRFAISGDFSRFSDIFRNAGYDLMIRFVARLLILGIFGGAFGVYLARGTPSRELARRILLGGLTGFLTISLLLASTWLTYNPDAFRKPEYQGIIEAAPWMLAILDRSVAKVGEIRASTEAFAANISNIFNRAEALRPVRGGDQVIRVLHVSDIHNNPAAIGFIQKVVESFRVDFVVDTGDITDYGTRVEAALTGFIRNLGVPYVFVGGNHDSPAVLKAIARYPNAVMLGGRRVVVRGIAIAGIDDPGSRRDDMAPASNEEIEKARAEAERLLAGASPRPAIFATHDYRVAEPFVGRVPVILHGHDHKLGVETRGGVEDGTGGTVVVDAGTTGGAGLRGLQSSRPLPLSLALLHISRQEGDGSEARLVAVDTITLSSVDGGFVLERRIIDPAQQEHP from the coding sequence ATGACGACGAGGGGCGTGTTGTGCCGTTTCAGGCGGCTTGCATGGATCCTCCCCATTATCGTGGCCATTCTCGGGGCTATAGCCTTCGTTAATCTGTTCGGGAAGGTGCCCTATGATGTGGGGGGCCTTCGAATCGAGGTTGCGGCGAGGGTGGTTGCGCCTGGCGCGCCCGGTATCAGCCGCCTTGCCATTCCCCCCATAGGACGCGTGCAGGCCAGGACCCACTTCGCCCCCCTGACGCTCACCCTGACGCTCAAGGACGTTGATCCAGCCTTCCTGCAATCCCGGTTCGCGATATCAGGGGATTTCTCCCGCTTTTCGGACATCTTCCGGAACGCGGGATACGACCTCATGATCAGATTTGTCGCGAGGCTCCTGATTCTCGGGATCTTTGGGGGCGCCTTTGGAGTCTACCTGGCCCGGGGGACGCCCTCTCGGGAGCTAGCGCGTCGTATTCTCCTGGGTGGGCTCACAGGTTTTTTGACTATTTCCCTTCTGCTCGCCTCTACCTGGCTCACATACAACCCCGACGCCTTTAGAAAACCAGAGTACCAGGGCATTATCGAGGCTGCGCCCTGGATGCTTGCAATACTAGACAGGAGTGTTGCGAAGGTCGGGGAGATAAGGGCCAGCACGGAGGCGTTTGCCGCCAATATCTCGAACATCTTTAATCGCGCAGAGGCTCTGAGGCCCGTAAGAGGTGGCGATCAGGTAATCAGGGTGCTGCATGTATCGGATATTCATAACAACCCGGCGGCTATTGGTTTCATCCAGAAGGTTGTAGAGAGCTTCCGCGTCGATTTTGTGGTAGACACAGGGGATATAACTGACTATGGGACGAGGGTAGAGGCTGCACTGACAGGCTTCATCCGCAACCTCGGGGTGCCATATGTCTTTGTTGGAGGGAATCACGATTCCCCGGCGGTCTTGAAGGCCATAGCCCGGTATCCCAACGCCGTCATGCTCGGGGGACGAAGGGTCGTCGTGCGCGGCATCGCCATCGCTGGGATCGACGACCCTGGCTCCCGCAGGGATGACATGGCTCCCGCTTCAAATGAAGAAATTGAAAAAGCAAGGGCCGAGGCGGAGAGGCTCCTTGCGGGTGCCAGTCCCCGGCCCGCGATTTTCGCCACCCATGACTACAGGGTGGCCGAGCCGTTCGTCGGCCGCGTGCCTGTAATTCTTCACGGTCACGATCACAAGCTCGGGGTAGAGACCAGGGGCGGGGTTGAGGACGGGACGGGCGGGACGGTGGTCGTCGATGCCGGCACGACCGGCGGTGCCGGCCTGCGGGGGCTTCAAAGCTCGAGGCCGCTCCCTCTATCCCTGGCGCTTCTCCACATATCCCGGCAGGAGGGGGACGGTTCTGAGGCACGGCTCGTCGCGGTGGATACGATAACCCTGTCCAGTGTAGATGGTGGGTTTGTGCTGGAGAGGAGGATTATCGATCCCGCTCAGCAAGAACACCCATAG
- the thpR gene encoding RNA 2',3'-cyclic phosphodiesterase translates to MISMEEEGKYGVIENRYQYHLVGPRARWRGLEVIRLFVAIALEPALRGRVLEIEDRLARCGADVKWIQGPNLHLTLKFLGETPRDKLEQVKAAMESASHARAGFSVSFSGVGAFPNTRRPRVIWIGVDRDQSGLRELAGAMDDALAGVGFSREERGFTPHLTIGRVRSERNLHALSEALEGLISGGPGSPGDVGDSGGADGGGRGLVIGSMNVSKVLLMESKLRPQGPIYSVLAEYALR, encoded by the coding sequence ATGATTTCTATGGAAGAAGAAGGAAAATATGGAGTCATAGAGAATAGATATCAATATCACCTAGTCGGGCCGCGAGCGAGGTGGAGAGGGTTGGAGGTTATACGGTTATTCGTCGCGATAGCGCTTGAGCCCGCATTGCGGGGCAGGGTCCTGGAGATAGAGGATAGGCTCGCACGGTGCGGCGCTGACGTCAAGTGGATTCAGGGGCCAAATCTGCATCTTACACTGAAGTTTCTCGGCGAAACGCCGCGGGACAAGCTCGAGCAGGTGAAGGCCGCCATGGAGAGCGCAAGCCATGCGAGGGCCGGGTTCAGCGTCTCCTTTTCGGGAGTCGGCGCCTTCCCGAATACAAGGCGCCCGCGCGTCATATGGATCGGGGTGGACAGGGACCAATCGGGCCTGAGGGAGCTTGCAGGGGCGATGGATGATGCACTGGCCGGGGTGGGATTCAGCCGCGAGGAGAGGGGGTTCACCCCGCACCTCACCATAGGGAGGGTGAGGTCCGAGCGGAATCTGCATGCGCTCTCTGAGGCGCTCGAGGGCTTAATTTCTGGCGGTCCCGGCAGTCCTGGCGATGTTGGCGATTCTGGGGGTGCCGACGGGGGTGGACGGGGGCTGGTGATCGGCTCCATGAATGTGTCAAAGGTATTGCTCATGGAGAGCAAGCTGAGGCCGCAGGGGCCCATTTATTCCGTCCTGGCGGAATACGCGCTCCGGTAA
- the recA gene encoding recombinase RecA codes for MEVEKDKALDMALLQIEKQFGKGSIMRLGEAGAKLNVAAIPTGSLSLDIALGVGGMPRGRVVEIFGPESSGKTTVALHVIAEAQRAGGTAAFIDAEHALDPTYAKNLGVDIDDLLISQPDTGEQALEIAEALVRSGAIDVIVIDSVAALTPRAEIEGEMGDAHVGLQARLMSQALRKLTAAIGKSQTCAIFINQIREKVGVMFGNPETTPGGRALKFYATIRLEVRRVESLKQGNDIVGNRTRAKVVKNKVAAPFREAEFDILYGQGISREGNILDLGETVDVIKKSGSWYSYGELRLGQGRESAREFLKSNKDISAEIEGKIREAFGLRQQQQPQAQAHAQAAAAGGPPGASRE; via the coding sequence ATGGAAGTGGAGAAGGATAAGGCGCTGGATATGGCGCTTTTGCAAATTGAGAAACAGTTCGGCAAGGGATCAATTATGCGACTCGGGGAGGCCGGTGCGAAGCTCAACGTGGCAGCAATACCCACCGGCTCGCTATCCCTCGACATTGCCCTCGGCGTCGGCGGGATGCCACGCGGGAGGGTCGTGGAGATTTTCGGCCCGGAATCCTCGGGCAAGACCACAGTTGCGCTTCACGTCATTGCCGAGGCGCAGCGGGCCGGGGGCACTGCGGCATTTATCGACGCGGAACATGCCCTGGATCCAACTTACGCAAAGAATCTCGGGGTGGACATCGACGATCTTTTGATATCCCAGCCCGACACCGGGGAGCAGGCCCTTGAAATCGCCGAGGCCCTTGTGAGAAGCGGCGCCATCGATGTCATCGTGATCGATTCGGTTGCGGCGCTGACGCCTAGGGCTGAGATCGAGGGCGAGATGGGCGATGCTCATGTCGGCCTCCAGGCCAGGCTCATGTCGCAGGCTCTCCGCAAGCTCACCGCGGCCATAGGGAAATCCCAGACCTGCGCCATATTTATAAACCAGATACGCGAAAAGGTGGGCGTAATGTTTGGGAATCCTGAGACCACGCCCGGCGGCCGGGCCTTGAAGTTCTATGCGACAATCAGGCTCGAGGTCCGGAGGGTTGAGTCCCTGAAACAGGGCAACGACATCGTTGGAAACAGGACGCGGGCGAAGGTTGTTAAAAACAAGGTGGCGGCGCCCTTCAGGGAGGCGGAGTTTGATATCCTGTACGGCCAGGGCATCTCCCGCGAGGGGAATATCCTGGATCTCGGCGAGACCGTCGATGTTATCAAGAAGAGCGGCTCGTGGTACTCCTACGGCGAGCTGAGGCTCGGCCAGGGCAGGGAGAGCGCGAGGGAATTCCTCAAATCGAACAAGGATATATCTGCCGAAATAGAGGGTAAAATACGGGAAGCGTTCGGGCTAAGACAGCAGCAACAGCCGCAGGCCCAGGCTCATGCTCAGGCGGCGGCAGCTGGTGGGCCGCCTGGGGCATCAAGGGAATAG
- a CDS encoding regulatory protein RecX — MALYGALPEGDSVVQEQGSRDGGRAMEYALRLLEFRARTRKELEERLERKGFAREEVLDVLSRLELLGYVNDDRFAREWARARVDTRGFGRLRIRRELLSKGIARDVVDAGLEGVFSGVSEEELARGLVEKQVSRYRNLDLTTIRRRLWGFLSRRGFKPDVIESVLRKLDPS; from the coding sequence GTGGCGCTTTATGGCGCCCTCCCGGAGGGCGATAGCGTGGTGCAGGAACAGGGGAGCCGTGATGGCGGCAGGGCGATGGAATACGCCCTCAGGTTGCTCGAATTCAGAGCTAGAACACGCAAGGAGCTCGAAGAGAGGTTGGAGAGGAAAGGGTTCGCGCGAGAAGAGGTGCTTGATGTGTTATCCCGCCTCGAGCTCCTCGGGTATGTAAATGATGATAGATTCGCCAGGGAATGGGCCCGGGCAAGGGTAGATACCAGGGGCTTCGGCAGGCTCCGGATACGGCGCGAGCTCCTTTCAAAGGGTATTGCCAGGGACGTAGTCGATGCAGGCCTGGAGGGCGTCTTTTCTGGTGTGAGTGAGGAGGAGCTGGCGCGAGGGCTGGTTGAGAAGCAGGTATCGAGATACAGGAATCTGGACCTGACCACGATCCGCAGGCGGCTCTGGGGTTTCCTGTCACGCAGGGGGTTCAAGCCTGACGTGATTGAAAGCGTCTTGCGCAAGCTCGATCCCTCCTGA